A genomic region of Trichothermofontia sichuanensis B231 contains the following coding sequences:
- the ctpA gene encoding carboxyl-terminal processing protease CtpA, whose product MPTRLIQLGLLVLLQFVVCWGVWSQPALALTDEQELVNEAWRIVNRSYLDATFNHQNWLRLRHKLLRQPLNDRASAYAAIDQMLASLGDPFTRFLDPDQYRSLQVSTSGELTGVGLQITIAEESGQLQVITPLEGSPAEAVGIQPLDYILKIDGVSTTGMSLDEAADRMRGPIGTQVVLTIVSNQTPQAKPRDITVTRDRILLNPVTAQLHLTPQGMPIGYLRLSQFNANAVQELKRALLTLEQSHPVGYILDLRNNPGGLLQAGIEIARLWLDEGPIVYTVNRQGVLGSFEAMGSAVTHAPLVVLVNQGTASASEILAGALQDSGRAILVGERTFGKGLIQSLFKLSDGSGMAVTVAKYETPNHHDIHQRGIQPDRIVPLPPLPRQLMGTEADLQYQAAVEILTQKTVLVGAA is encoded by the coding sequence ATGCCTACCCGTTTAATTCAGCTTGGTTTGTTGGTTCTGTTGCAGTTTGTGGTCTGCTGGGGTGTCTGGAGCCAGCCGGCGCTGGCGCTGACGGATGAGCAGGAATTGGTGAACGAGGCCTGGCGCATTGTCAACCGTTCGTACTTGGATGCGACGTTTAATCATCAGAATTGGTTGCGGCTGCGCCACAAGCTCCTGCGGCAGCCTTTGAACGATCGTGCTTCGGCCTATGCGGCGATCGATCAGATGTTGGCGAGTCTGGGGGACCCGTTTACGCGCTTTCTCGACCCGGACCAGTACCGCAGTCTCCAGGTGAGTACGTCGGGGGAACTGACGGGGGTGGGTTTGCAAATTACCATCGCGGAAGAGTCCGGGCAATTACAGGTAATCACGCCGCTGGAAGGGTCCCCAGCTGAGGCGGTGGGAATTCAACCGTTGGACTATATCCTCAAGATTGATGGGGTGTCGACGACGGGGATGTCTCTGGACGAGGCGGCGGATCGGATGCGCGGGCCGATCGGGACCCAGGTGGTGTTGACGATCGTCTCGAACCAGACGCCCCAAGCCAAGCCCCGCGACATCACCGTCACCCGCGATCGCATTTTGCTGAACCCGGTGACGGCCCAACTGCACCTGACCCCCCAGGGAATGCCGATCGGTTATCTGCGCCTGAGTCAGTTCAATGCCAATGCGGTGCAGGAGTTGAAGCGCGCGTTGCTGACGCTGGAGCAGTCCCATCCGGTGGGTTATATCCTGGACCTGCGCAATAATCCCGGTGGGCTGTTACAGGCGGGCATTGAGATTGCGCGTCTCTGGCTAGATGAGGGACCGATCGTGTATACCGTGAATCGGCAGGGGGTGTTAGGGAGTTTTGAGGCAATGGGATCAGCCGTGACCCATGCTCCGCTGGTGGTGCTGGTGAACCAGGGGACGGCCAGTGCCAGTGAAATTCTGGCGGGGGCTTTGCAGGACAGCGGTCGGGCAATTCTGGTTGGGGAGCGTACCTTTGGCAAGGGGTTGATTCAGTCCCTGTTTAAGCTTTCGGATGGATCGGGGATGGCGGTGACGGTGGCCAAGTATGAAACCCCGAACCACCACGATATCCATCAGCGGGGGATTCAGCCCGATCGCATCGTTCCCTTGCCGCCCCTGCCCCGCCAACTGATGGGGACGGAAGCGGATTTGCAATACCAGGCTGCGGTGGAGATCCTTACCCAGAAGACGGTCCTGGTCGGTGCTGCCTGA
- a CDS encoding HD domain-containing protein: MLPDREPGKAGYNRTERIYHDPLHGAIVLDARDPTEALLIRLIDTPAFQRLRRIRQLGLANLTFHGAEMSRFTHSLGVMAISRRAFDRLAQRDPVLKPYRAVVLVAALLHDLGHGPFSHTSEEIFGNHHEQWTERILRESAPVRQLLDGHDPDLLPQLQQVYRHQHPVPLIWQLVSSQLDCDRLDYLLRDSYFSGASYGTIDLDRLLLAMNFDPVTQRLVVARKGLTAVEHYLLVRYLMYAQVYNHPKNIAANWGLAQLFERARELLVPGVTAQPPFVDDTMRAWLTQPIARLSLAQYLAADDEVFSYHLHRWYHDADPVLADLARRLRDRDLFKALDITDLGEAGAQALCQIAQDYWQQQGYPPQYYVGLRVSHQRGYSLYQRGIKLLTADGLQEISQASPLVQILIQPYRRRWLIYPRAIAAHIQAWRQQLLRDLRRDNPSGNG, translated from the coding sequence GTGCTGCCTGATCGGGAGCCGGGGAAGGCGGGTTACAACCGCACTGAACGCATTTACCATGATCCCCTGCATGGGGCGATCGTTCTGGATGCCCGTGACCCGACCGAAGCACTCCTGATTCGACTGATCGACACGCCTGCCTTCCAGCGGCTACGACGGATTCGGCAACTGGGGCTGGCCAACCTCACGTTTCACGGAGCGGAGATGTCTCGCTTTACCCACTCGCTGGGGGTGATGGCCATTAGCCGACGGGCCTTCGATCGTCTGGCCCAGCGCGATCCGGTTCTGAAACCCTACCGGGCCGTTGTCCTAGTGGCCGCCCTGCTCCATGACCTTGGGCATGGTCCCTTCAGCCACACTAGCGAGGAGATTTTTGGCAACCACCACGAACAATGGACCGAGCGAATTCTCCGTGAATCCGCCCCGGTGCGGCAATTACTGGATGGCCATGATCCGGATCTGCTGCCCCAACTCCAGCAGGTCTACCGACACCAGCATCCGGTTCCCCTGATCTGGCAACTGGTGTCCAGCCAACTCGACTGCGATCGCCTGGATTACCTGCTACGGGATAGCTATTTCAGTGGCGCATCCTACGGAACCATCGACCTCGATCGCCTGCTACTGGCGATGAACTTTGACCCGGTGACCCAGCGATTGGTGGTAGCCCGCAAGGGGCTGACAGCGGTGGAGCATTATCTGTTGGTGCGTTACCTGATGTATGCCCAGGTGTATAACCATCCCAAAAATATCGCTGCGAACTGGGGGCTGGCGCAACTCTTTGAGCGGGCACGGGAATTACTCGTCCCCGGTGTTACCGCCCAGCCACCCTTTGTCGATGACACGATGCGGGCCTGGTTGACCCAACCGATCGCCCGATTGTCCCTGGCCCAGTATCTCGCTGCCGATGATGAGGTCTTTAGCTATCACCTGCATCGGTGGTACCACGACGCGGACCCAGTTCTGGCGGATCTGGCCCGTCGTTTGCGCGATCGCGATCTGTTCAAGGCCCTTGACATAACGGATTTAGGGGAAGCGGGTGCCCAGGCCCTTTGCCAAATTGCCCAGGATTACTGGCAACAACAGGGGTATCCTCCCCAGTACTACGTGGGTCTGCGCGTTTCCCACCAGCGGGGCTATAGCCTCTATCAACGGGGGATTAAGTTACTCACTGCCGATGGTCTCCAGGAAATTAGCCAGGCGTCCCCCCTGGTTCAGATCTTGATTCAACCCTACCGGCGGCGGTGGCTGATCTATCCGCGAGCGATCGCGGCCCATATTCAGGCATGGCGGCAGCAATTATTGAGGGACTTGCGCAGGGACAATCCCAGTGGCAATGGCTAA
- a CDS encoding right-handed parallel beta-helix repeat-containing protein, whose translation MMQWSKRCLSTGVVVLATLFPFSNTDANELDLSLASDSNSDLTQAAIPRIKDLIEDLPVTPTTVPENFVPLFTPRVGVRSSTAEAGGNPFSVIEGFVPLAQSRGRDLLFMEGRQFYDLAEGTAGRNFLLGYRTYDAKNDRVWGGYVAYDNRDTGNSLFDQIGVGLESVGQNWELRLNGYLPIGNTRDQVLEVYASGGQFQGNSLLVERARVFESALGGFDAEVGTPLARWDTGQLKGYAGVYYLGGSGSSDTVGLRGRLQAQINDLTAVGLTLEQDDLFDTRAIVNVGLTFRQTPKGRGDRPLEISPVIASLGSRVQRSSSIAINSDISQDVTIARNPDTGQPLTFRHVDLGNGTGAGTVESPFGSMEAALAAANPGDIVRVGAATDTTLGELRIPDRVNLVAASMPTAVRTRQAARVALPRAANTGRITVNGPVILESNGTVSGLIINAHNNHGVIGNNVSGVASVVDNTINVTGEFDGINITNTGGSVDLTIARNEINGGRNGIFINTQEGAEATVTVADNRIQDTRGSGIFFRIEGDSRVNATIARNTVLRNQGLVPQDGGLRFGIFNTAIGNAIVQDNTFNNNRSHGMFVGSQANGQLTATFTNNTANNNLGNGLFFGAEQNSMASATIVGNTTNNNQLNPALGAFPTGHGLAVGSQNDGQTRATIANNTANNNASNGIFVFAQPGATAPDAPPPRPLTTADILNNTVYDSGLGGIILNNATGRMTIADNRVQNIGGPEGNGIAIFGFGGLIDLDIRNNTVEDTTGVGIGIFSRNQVQTIARVDNNTTRNSVGSGIRFFTFDDAQVTPIVTNNDLRGNQALVGQDGAIRIGTFNRGQVTPTVVGNTIRDNTSNGIFMGGEDEARVNAVIRENRVINNTGNGIFFGSQNQSEQRGLIIDNFVTGQKINTAVPNFPTGHGIFFGAQGNGRAFGTITDNEITNNESNGIFTFVSNTGFGEASILNNEIRNNARSGIEVNIGLNPVPINFPEGSEPPPLPEPGTFQGNFTIADNDISGNPGAGPPGQGGAGIVLLTFNNALVQAIVENNRVVNYNGVAPNAVAGGLGLLAFDDSQINARVRFNELMENSAKPQFNAVSLNRSQFCLALENNRSDTTYALSQVEDSQFQAQISGNRGPRIVRMGNVRSLGTCRIP comes from the coding sequence ATGATGCAATGGTCAAAACGGTGCCTCAGCACTGGGGTGGTTGTGTTGGCAACGCTGTTCCCCTTCAGCAATACAGATGCGAACGAGCTTGATCTTTCCCTTGCCTCGGACTCGAATTCTGACTTAACCCAGGCGGCAATCCCAAGAATTAAAGATTTAATTGAAGATTTACCGGTTACACCCACAACTGTACCGGAAAATTTCGTGCCACTCTTCACGCCACGGGTTGGGGTACGCTCCAGCACTGCTGAGGCCGGGGGAAATCCGTTCTCGGTCATTGAAGGCTTTGTGCCCCTTGCCCAAAGTCGGGGGCGCGATCTGCTCTTCATGGAAGGTCGCCAATTCTATGATCTGGCCGAAGGAACGGCGGGGCGTAATTTCCTGCTGGGGTATCGGACCTATGATGCGAAGAACGATCGTGTCTGGGGGGGCTATGTTGCCTATGACAATCGTGATACGGGGAATAGCCTGTTTGATCAAATTGGCGTCGGTTTAGAAAGTGTTGGTCAAAACTGGGAACTGCGCCTCAATGGCTATTTACCGATCGGGAATACCCGCGATCAAGTTTTGGAGGTTTATGCGAGTGGGGGCCAGTTCCAGGGAAATTCCCTGCTGGTGGAGCGGGCACGGGTGTTTGAATCGGCCCTGGGTGGGTTTGATGCGGAAGTGGGAACCCCTCTGGCCCGCTGGGATACCGGTCAACTCAAGGGGTATGCTGGGGTCTACTATCTCGGTGGCAGCGGCAGCAGCGATACGGTGGGGCTGCGGGGACGGTTGCAAGCCCAGATCAATGACCTGACGGCGGTGGGGTTGACCCTGGAGCAGGATGATTTGTTCGACACACGGGCGATCGTCAATGTGGGCCTGACCTTCCGACAAACGCCCAAGGGTCGGGGCGATCGTCCGCTAGAAATCTCCCCCGTGATTGCCAGCTTGGGCAGCCGGGTCCAGCGCAGCAGCAGCATTGCCATCAATAGTGACATTAGCCAGGATGTGACGATCGCTCGGAATCCCGATACGGGTCAACCCCTAACCTTCCGCCATGTGGATTTAGGCAATGGCACCGGCGCCGGGACTGTAGAGAGTCCCTTTGGCAGTATGGAAGCCGCCCTTGCTGCTGCCAATCCCGGGGACATTGTGCGGGTGGGAGCCGCCACGGATACGACCCTGGGTGAGTTGCGCATCCCTGATCGGGTGAACCTGGTTGCCGCGTCAATGCCCACCGCCGTTCGCACGCGCCAAGCGGCACGGGTGGCGTTACCCAGGGCGGCGAATACGGGCCGGATCACGGTGAATGGGCCGGTAATTTTGGAAAGCAATGGTACCGTTTCCGGGTTGATTATCAATGCTCACAATAATCATGGGGTGATTGGGAATAACGTCTCAGGGGTGGCCTCGGTGGTGGACAACACCATCAATGTGACCGGCGAGTTTGACGGGATTAACATCACTAATACCGGCGGTTCGGTTGACTTGACCATTGCCCGGAATGAAATCAATGGCGGTCGCAATGGGATTTTTATTAACACTCAAGAAGGTGCTGAGGCGACGGTTACTGTAGCTGATAACCGGATTCAAGATACGCGGGGATCTGGAATTTTCTTCCGGATCGAAGGCGACTCACGGGTTAATGCCACCATTGCACGGAATACGGTCCTACGGAATCAGGGCCTCGTGCCCCAGGATGGCGGGCTGCGGTTTGGGATTTTTAATACCGCGATCGGGAACGCGATCGTGCAAGACAATACCTTTAACAACAATCGCAGTCATGGTATGTTTGTTGGCTCCCAAGCCAATGGCCAACTGACGGCTACCTTCACCAATAACACCGCCAATAACAACCTGGGGAACGGCCTCTTTTTCGGTGCGGAACAGAATAGCATGGCCAGTGCCACGATCGTCGGCAACACGACCAATAACAATCAACTGAATCCGGCCTTGGGCGCATTTCCCACGGGACATGGGCTGGCAGTGGGGTCACAAAATGACGGGCAAACCCGCGCCACGATCGCCAATAACACGGCCAACAATAACGCCAGCAATGGCATTTTTGTCTTTGCCCAACCCGGTGCCACTGCTCCAGATGCACCTCCGCCGCGACCCCTGACGACGGCGGATATCCTGAACAACACAGTCTATGACTCCGGGTTAGGGGGGATTATCCTGAATAACGCCACGGGGCGGATGACGATCGCCGATAATCGCGTACAAAATATCGGTGGGCCCGAGGGGAATGGGATTGCTATTTTCGGCTTTGGTGGGTTGATTGACCTGGATATTCGGAATAATACCGTTGAAGATACGACTGGGGTTGGGATTGGGATTTTTAGTCGCAATCAGGTGCAGACGATCGCCCGTGTGGATAACAACACCACCCGCAATAGTGTCGGCTCTGGGATTCGCTTTTTCACCTTTGATGATGCCCAAGTTACGCCCATTGTCACCAATAATGATCTCCGGGGTAACCAAGCCCTCGTTGGCCAGGATGGGGCGATTCGGATTGGGACGTTTAATCGCGGTCAAGTGACGCCCACCGTGGTTGGGAATACGATTCGCGATAATACCAGTAATGGTATCTTTATGGGCGGGGAAGATGAGGCCCGTGTGAATGCGGTAATCCGCGAGAACCGGGTCATTAACAATACGGGCAATGGCATTTTCTTTGGCTCCCAAAACCAAAGTGAACAGCGTGGGTTGATTATTGATAATTTTGTGACCGGACAAAAGATCAATACGGCAGTGCCCAACTTCCCCACTGGCCACGGGATTTTCTTTGGTGCGCAAGGGAATGGCCGTGCCTTTGGGACGATCACGGATAACGAAATTACCAATAACGAGAGTAATGGCATTTTCACCTTCGTCTCAAATACAGGGTTTGGGGAAGCCAGTATTCTCAATAATGAAATTCGCAATAATGCCCGCAGTGGGATTGAAGTTAACATTGGTCTGAACCCGGTACCGATTAACTTCCCGGAAGGCAGCGAACCGCCACCTTTACCTGAACCGGGAACATTCCAGGGGAACTTTACGATCGCCGATAACGACATTTCCGGAAATCCCGGCGCGGGGCCACCGGGTCAAGGCGGAGCCGGGATTGTGCTGCTCACGTTTAATAATGCCTTGGTGCAGGCGATCGTCGAAAATAATCGGGTCGTTAATTACAATGGCGTCGCTCCAAACGCTGTAGCTGGTGGTTTAGGACTCCTAGCGTTTGATGATTCCCAGATTAATGCACGGGTTCGGTTTAATGAACTCATGGAAAACTCCGCCAAACCCCAATTTAATGCAGTTTCTTTGAATCGGAGCCAGTTCTGCCTAGCCCTAGAAAACAATCGTAGCGATACAACCTACGCCCTGAGTCAGGTGGAAGATAGCCAATTCCAGGCCCAAATTAGTGGCAACCGTGGCCCCCGAATTGTCCGGATGGGTAACGTGCGATCGCTCGGTACCTGTCGGATTCCTTAA
- the dacB gene encoding D-alanyl-D-alanine carboxypeptidase/D-alanyl-D-alanine endopeptidase, with translation MTDPLLASKPGISARSPRVRCGSPGKSPFPALGLTLRLIFLSSLSLYLTQPGQAVSNSLCPRDLEAAIAAITDRPALARSRWGILVQTLATTAEPPQTLYQHDAEHYFIPASNAKLLSTAAVLHHLGPRFRIPTTVYQIPDPDATVLQIVGRADPSLTDTGLTSLAQQLKQAGIRQINRLILDESYLGETFVNPNWEWEDIQAGYGAPLNSLIVNQNAIPLQLVPQRLGEPLAIVWEDAIAAQTWQVDNHSQTVAPQAPEFVKVGRDLSRPVAKIAGHLRVGSEPEPVAIAVVNPTEHFGQHWQWILQTQGIAVKKIEVTTSPRPSGAIVRATWQSPPLAALLQETNQSSNNLYAEALLAILGRERMSLAPDQSPTEAGLAVMAVTLSQLGIDAEGYALADGSGLSRHNLATPAALVQTLQTMARSPHAATYRHSLAMMGKTGTLRQRLAHTSLPLIQAKSGAMQGIASLSGYLERPDASPLVFSILINQATASHGVLTQTIDDLVQVLTRLRSCPEPHQEP, from the coding sequence ATGACTGATCCCTTGTTAGCAAGCAAACCGGGCATATCTGCCCGATCGCCACGAGTGCGTTGCGGGTCTCCAGGCAAATCCCCCTTCCCAGCCCTTGGCCTTACACTTCGCCTGATATTCCTCAGTAGCTTGAGCCTCTACCTGACCCAACCAGGCCAAGCGGTTTCCAATTCCCTCTGCCCCCGTGATCTGGAGGCCGCGATCGCCGCGATTACGGATCGCCCAGCCTTGGCGCGATCGCGCTGGGGCATTCTGGTGCAAACCCTAGCAACCACTGCCGAGCCACCCCAAACCCTCTACCAACACGATGCCGAGCATTACTTTATCCCCGCCTCCAATGCCAAACTCCTGAGCACTGCTGCCGTTTTGCACCACCTTGGCCCCCGATTTCGGATTCCCACGACGGTTTACCAGATCCCTGATCCCGATGCTACGGTCTTGCAAATCGTGGGACGGGCTGATCCCAGTTTGACGGATACAGGATTAACCTCGCTGGCCCAGCAGCTAAAACAGGCAGGTATTCGCCAGATCAATCGTCTGATTCTGGACGAATCCTATCTGGGGGAAACGTTTGTGAACCCCAATTGGGAATGGGAGGATATCCAGGCGGGTTATGGTGCTCCTTTGAATAGCCTGATCGTTAACCAAAATGCCATCCCCTTGCAGTTAGTCCCCCAGCGCCTCGGTGAACCCTTGGCTATTGTCTGGGAGGATGCGATCGCCGCCCAAACTTGGCAGGTGGACAACCACTCCCAAACTGTTGCCCCCCAGGCCCCAGAATTTGTCAAAGTCGGTCGTGATCTCAGCCGTCCAGTGGCGAAGATCGCCGGACACCTGCGGGTCGGTTCAGAACCCGAACCAGTCGCGATCGCCGTGGTCAACCCAACCGAACACTTTGGCCAACACTGGCAATGGATTTTACAAACCCAGGGCATCGCCGTTAAGAAGATAGAGGTAACAACAAGCCCCCGCCCGTCAGGCGCGATCGTCCGGGCCACTTGGCAGTCCCCTCCCCTCGCCGCACTCTTGCAGGAAACCAATCAATCCAGCAATAACCTGTATGCCGAAGCCCTCCTAGCCATCCTGGGCCGGGAGAGAATGTCCCTAGCTCCCGACCAATCCCCCACAGAGGCAGGACTAGCGGTCATGGCCGTCACCCTCAGCCAACTGGGCATCGATGCCGAGGGATATGCACTAGCCGATGGCTCAGGGCTTTCCCGGCATAACCTGGCCACGCCTGCGGCCCTTGTGCAAACCCTGCAAACAATGGCGCGATCGCCCCACGCCGCGACCTATCGGCATTCCCTCGCCATGATGGGTAAAACAGGCACCCTCAGACAACGCTTAGCCCATACCAGCCTGCCCCTGATCCAAGCCAAATCCGGTGCAATGCAAGGGATCGCCAGCCTATCGGGCTATCTGGAGCGTCCCGATGCCTCCCCCCTCGTCTTCAGTATCCTCATCAATCAGGCCACCGCCTCCCATGGGGTACTGACGCAGACGATCGATGATCTCGTGCAGGTCCTCACCCGGCTGCGATCGTGCCCAGAACCCCATCAGGAACCTTGA
- a CDS encoding LON peptidase substrate-binding domain-containing protein — protein sequence MTSFSSIAVRELPIFPLPEVVLFPGRPLPLHIFEFRYRIMMNTILEGDRRFGVVMFDPVRGEPVSVGCCAEILQYQRLPDDRMKMITLGQQRFRILEYTREKPYRVGLVEWIEDQPPTKDLRPLAEEVRQALREVFYLSNKLTGQEIDFPEEVPDLPIELSYWVASNLYRVVPEQQALLEMQDTASRLERELEILTSTRNHLSARAALKDAFQGS from the coding sequence ATGACCTCTTTTTCGTCGATCGCTGTGCGCGAACTCCCGATTTTCCCGCTGCCGGAAGTGGTTCTGTTTCCAGGCAGACCTTTGCCGCTACACATTTTCGAGTTTCGGTATCGGATCATGATGAACACGATCCTGGAGGGCGATCGTCGCTTTGGGGTGGTGATGTTTGATCCGGTACGGGGAGAGCCGGTGAGTGTGGGGTGTTGTGCGGAGATTTTGCAATATCAGCGCTTGCCGGACGATCGCATGAAGATGATCACCTTGGGGCAGCAACGGTTTCGGATTTTAGAATATACCCGTGAAAAGCCGTACCGGGTTGGGCTGGTGGAATGGATTGAAGATCAGCCGCCGACGAAGGATCTGCGGCCTCTGGCCGAGGAAGTGCGGCAGGCTTTGCGGGAGGTGTTTTATCTCTCGAATAAGTTGACGGGACAGGAGATTGATTTTCCGGAAGAGGTGCCGGATTTGCCGATCGAGCTTTCCTATTGGGTGGCCAGCAACTTGTATCGGGTGGTGCCGGAACAGCAGGCGTTGTTGGAAATGCAGGATACGGCCAGTCGTCTGGAGCGGGAGTTGGAGATTCTCACGTCTACCCGCAATCACCTGTCGGCACGGGCGGCCCTGAAGGATGCGTTTCAAGGTTCCTGA
- the rpsJ gene encoding 30S ribosomal protein S10: MATLQQQKIRIRLKAFDRRLLDTSCEKIVDTANRTQATAIGPIPLPTKRRIYCLLRSPHVDKDSREHFETRTHRRIIDIYQPSPKTIDALMKLDLPAGVDIEVKL; encoded by the coding sequence ATGGCTACTCTGCAACAGCAAAAAATTCGGATTCGACTGAAAGCGTTTGATCGGCGCCTTCTGGATACGTCGTGCGAAAAGATCGTGGATACGGCTAATCGTACCCAGGCGACGGCGATTGGTCCGATTCCGCTGCCGACTAAACGTCGTATTTATTGTTTACTGCGATCGCCCCATGTGGATAAGGATTCGCGGGAGCATTTTGAAACCCGTACCCATCGTCGGATTATTGATATTTATCAACCGTCTCCCAAGACGATCGATGCTTTGATGAAGCTGGATTTGCCGGCTGGGGTTGATATTGAAGTTAAGCTCTAG
- the tuf gene encoding elongation factor Tu has product MARAKFERTKPHVNIGTIGHVDHGKTTLTAAITMTLSALGKAKARKYDEIDAAPEEKARGITINTAHVEYETDARHYAHVDCPGHADYVKNMITGAAQMDGAILLVSAADGPEPQTREHILLARQVGVPNLVVFLNKADQMEGEDELVELVELEVRELLSSYEFDGDNVPIIRGSALKALEALTANPSLKRGDDPWVDKIYELMDAVDSYIPTPERDVDKPFLMAVEDVFSISGRGTVATGRIERGKVRIGDTVSIIGIRDTRDTTVTGVEMFQKTLDEGIAGDNVGLLLRGLKKDDVERGMVIAKPGSITPHTKFEAEVYVLTKEEGGRSTPFFKGYRPQFYVRTTDVTGTIADFTDDEGGTPEMVMPGDRIKMTVELIKPIAIEQQMRFAIREGGRTVGSGVVSKILE; this is encoded by the coding sequence ATGGCACGCGCAAAGTTTGAACGGACTAAACCCCACGTCAACATTGGTACGATTGGCCACGTTGACCACGGTAAAACGACCTTGACGGCGGCAATCACGATGACGCTGTCGGCGCTGGGGAAGGCGAAGGCTCGGAAGTATGATGAGATCGACGCGGCTCCAGAAGAGAAGGCCCGTGGGATCACGATCAACACAGCCCATGTGGAGTACGAAACGGATGCTCGTCACTATGCCCATGTGGACTGTCCGGGTCATGCTGACTATGTGAAGAACATGATCACTGGGGCGGCCCAGATGGATGGGGCGATCCTGTTGGTATCGGCTGCCGATGGTCCGGAACCCCAGACTCGTGAGCACATTCTGCTGGCCCGTCAGGTCGGGGTACCCAACCTGGTGGTTTTCCTGAACAAGGCAGACCAGATGGAAGGGGAAGACGAACTGGTGGAACTGGTGGAATTGGAAGTGCGGGAATTGCTTTCCAGTTATGAATTCGATGGTGACAATGTCCCCATCATTCGGGGGTCGGCCTTGAAGGCGCTGGAAGCGCTGACGGCGAATCCTTCCCTGAAGCGGGGAGATGATCCCTGGGTGGACAAAATCTATGAATTGATGGATGCGGTGGATAGCTACATTCCGACGCCGGAGCGGGATGTGGACAAGCCCTTCTTGATGGCGGTGGAAGATGTATTCTCGATTTCTGGTCGGGGGACGGTGGCCACAGGCCGGATTGAGCGGGGTAAGGTGCGCATTGGTGATACGGTGTCGATTATCGGGATTCGTGACACGCGTGACACCACTGTCACCGGTGTGGAAATGTTCCAGAAGACGCTGGATGAAGGAATAGCGGGGGATAACGTTGGGCTGCTACTGCGCGGTCTGAAGAAGGATGATGTAGAGCGTGGCATGGTGATTGCTAAGCCGGGTTCGATCACGCCCCACACTAAGTTTGAGGCAGAAGTCTACGTCCTCACGAAGGAAGAAGGCGGTCGGTCAACGCCGTTTTTCAAGGGCTATCGGCCCCAGTTCTATGTGCGGACAACGGACGTGACGGGTACGATTGCCGACTTCACCGATGATGAAGGCGGTACACCGGAAATGGTCATGCCCGGCGACCGGATCAAGATGACGGTGGAGTTGATCAAGCCGATCGCGATCGAGCAGCAAATGCGTTTTGCGATTCGGGAAGGTGGTCGTACTGTTGGGTCGGGTGTGGTTTCCAAGATCTTGGAATAA